A region from the Microcoleus sp. FACHB-672 genome encodes:
- a CDS encoding DJ-1/PfpI family protein, with product MKIAFIIYQGMTVLDFVGVYDPLIRLKTMGFMPELSWDICAIFQEVSDENGLRLLPTKINESIQEYDMIIVPGGVRTHLQKLVSSTHFIEWLRTAHSIPLKASVCTGSLLLGEAGFLKGKKATTHPSAFNELKKYCESVVADRIVDEGDVITARGVTSSIDLGLYLCEKLAGSEVKDKIRQQMDYQQVIG from the coding sequence ATGAAGATTGCATTTATTATTTATCAAGGCATGACTGTTTTAGATTTTGTTGGCGTTTACGACCCGCTAATTCGCCTAAAAACAATGGGATTTATGCCTGAATTATCCTGGGATATTTGCGCGATTTTTCAAGAAGTGAGTGATGAAAATGGGTTGCGACTTTTGCCGACAAAAATCAATGAATCGATTCAAGAATACGATATGATTATTGTACCGGGTGGAGTTAGAACACATTTACAAAAATTAGTTAGCAGCACTCATTTTATTGAATGGTTGAGAACGGCACATAGCATCCCCCTAAAAGCTTCAGTCTGTACCGGCTCTCTTTTATTAGGTGAAGCCGGCTTTTTAAAAGGAAAGAAAGCAACCACTCATCCCAGTGCTTTCAATGAACTTAAAAAATATTGTGAATCTGTTGTTGCAGACAGAATCGTTGATGAAGGGGATGTGATTACAGCAAGAGGTGTAACTTCATCCATTGATTTAGGATTATATTTGTGTGAAAAGTTGGCCGGCAGCGAAGTCAAAGACAAAATTCGTCAGCAGATGGACTACCAACAAGTTATTGGATAA
- a CDS encoding Coq4 family protein: MLPKLQAFNLDFLNTLKGVVSILRDPSQTDSVYDIEDGLRHTKATQLAVEYVKSKPEVAQIIQERYLAPSPDIEALLKYPENSLGYAYASYIKEAGFDPNFYRKLKVEDDVSYIVLRIRQTHDIWHIVTDFSVDVVGELGLKAFELAQTRRTMSAVLLAGGLLSTLFKAPEGLDSLLDRIAVGYRMGAKAKPFLAQKWEEHWDKPLSEWRKELGVEPMSVYVP; this comes from the coding sequence ATGTTACCTAAGTTACAAGCCTTTAATTTAGATTTTTTGAATACCTTAAAAGGAGTGGTTTCTATATTAAGAGATCCCTCTCAAACAGATTCCGTTTACGATATAGAAGATGGACTGCGTCATACCAAAGCTACTCAACTAGCAGTTGAGTATGTCAAATCTAAGCCTGAAGTTGCCCAGATTATTCAAGAACGTTATCTTGCCCCATCCCCAGATATCGAAGCTTTACTAAAATATCCTGAAAACTCCTTGGGATATGCCTACGCATCTTATATCAAAGAAGCGGGATTTGATCCCAACTTTTATCGCAAACTAAAAGTTGAAGATGACGTCAGCTACATTGTTTTACGCATCCGGCAAACCCATGATATTTGGCATATCGTGACAGATTTCTCTGTCGATGTTGTGGGAGAATTAGGACTGAAAGCTTTTGAGCTTGCTCAAACGCGTAGAACCATGTCAGCCGTCTTATTAGCGGGTGGTTTATTGAGTACCCTATTCAAAGCGCCAGAAGGATTAGATAGTTTGCTAGATCGCATTGCAGTGGGATATAGAATGGGAGCAAAAGCAAAACCCTTCTTAGCCCAAAAGTGGGAAGAACATTGGGATAAACCTCTATCAGAATGGAGGAAGGAATTAGGTGTTGAGCCGATGTCAGTTTATGTTCCCTAG
- a CDS encoding urease subunit beta, with protein MIPGEIIAQDGEIELNSGRNTVRLPVANTGDRPIQVGSHFHFYEVNESLNFERETARGMRLNIPAGTAVRFEPGDEKEVELVSFAGSRQVYGFNSKINGYLS; from the coding sequence ATGATTCCAGGGGAAATTATTGCCCAAGACGGGGAAATTGAATTAAATTCAGGACGTAACACCGTACGGTTGCCTGTCGCTAACACCGGAGATCGCCCCATTCAAGTGGGTTCCCACTTCCACTTTTATGAAGTGAATGAGTCTTTAAATTTTGAACGTGAAACCGCACGAGGAATGCGCCTTAATATTCCTGCCGGCACAGCAGTCCGGTTTGAGCCTGGGGATGAAAAAGAAGTTGAATTAGTCTCCTTTGCTGGCAGCCGTCAAGTCTACGGCTTCAATAGCAAAATCAATGGATATTTGTCATAA